One genomic region from Glaciimonas sp. PAMC28666 encodes:
- a CDS encoding DUF4870 domain-containing protein — MTQELVFDNKLHSLKNLAWWLYLIHGACLIFSLGLFSFVPLIINYVKREDAADTFIYSHHNWQIRSFWWYVVWVAVGGVLFLTFVGIPLAFLVWGVAWIWKAYRLIKGLLDLNDNKAMPI, encoded by the coding sequence ATGACGCAAGAATTAGTATTCGATAACAAGCTGCACTCTTTAAAAAATCTCGCCTGGTGGCTTTATTTGATCCACGGGGCGTGTCTGATATTCTCGTTGGGGCTTTTTTCCTTCGTTCCGCTCATCATCAACTACGTAAAGCGCGAAGATGCCGCAGACACGTTCATCTACAGCCATCACAATTGGCAAATTCGTTCGTTTTGGTGGTACGTGGTTTGGGTTGCCGTCGGCGGCGTCTTGTTCTTGACGTTTGTCGGAATCCCGCTGGCGTTTCTGGTGTGGGGTGTCGCCTGGATATGGAAAGCCTATCGTCTGATAAAAGGCTTACTTGATTTGAACGACAATAAGGCCATGCCGATTTAA